The Nitrospinota bacterium region ATGGTAGATACGGTCTTGCGCGTCAAGCGGTTTTCATGTGCAATTTCGGGTTAAAGGCGGTTTTGTTTTTAAGTATGCCGTAGGCGATGTGCAGCAGTTTCCGCATGACGGCGATAAGGGCCACTTTTTTCGGTTTTCCCGCC contains the following coding sequences:
- a CDS encoding IS110 family transposase — translated: AGKPKKVALIAVMRKLLHIAYGILKNKTAFNPKLHMKTA